The stretch of DNA ATCTGCCGGCAGGAGATCCCGATGCTCTTCCCCGTGACGGAGGAGGACGGCGCCGAGCTGCCCGGCCGCGCCAGCGCCTGCTTCTTCTGGAAGGAGACCCTCCATGACGCTTAACGGAGCCAGTGCGCTGGGCGCGGCCGTGCCGGAGGAGGCGGCCTTCGGCCAGCGGATCCCCAGTGGCGAGCCGATCCTGGAGGTCCGCGACCTGGTCAAGCACTTCCCGCTGACCAAGGGCATCCTCTTCAAGAAGCAGGTCGGCGCGGTCAAGGCCGTGGACGGGGTCAGCTTCGACCTGGTGCAGGGCGAGACGCTCGGCATCGTCGGCGAATCCGGCTGCGGCAAGTCCACCCTGGCCAAGGTGCTGATGAACCTGGAGCCGGCCACCAGCGGGTCGGTCCGGTACAAGGGCGAGGAGATCTCCCGGCTGTCCGGCGCCGCGCTCAAGGCCGTGCGCCGCAACATCCAGATGGTCTTCCAGGACCCGTACACCTCGCTCAACCCCCGGATGACGGTGGGCGACATCATCGGCGAGCCCTACGAGATCCACCCCGAGGTGGCCCCCAAGGGCGACCGCCGCAAGGCCGTGCAGGACCTCCTCGACGTGGTCGGGCTCAACCCCGAGTACATCAACCGGTACCCGCACCAGTTCTCCGGCGGCCAGCGCCAGCGGATCGGCATCGCCCGAGGCCTCGCGCTCAAGCCGGAGGTGATCATCTGCGACGAGCCGGTCTCCGCGCTGGACGTCTCGGTGCAGGCCCAGGTGATCAACCTGCTGGAGCAGCTCCAGGGCGAGTTCAACCTGTCGTACATGTTCATCGCCCACGACCTCTCGATCGTGCGGCACATCTCCGACCGGGTCGGGGTGATGTACCTCGGCAAGATGGTCGAGATCGGCACCGACCTGGAGATCTACGACCACGCCACCCACCCGTACACCCAGGCGCTGCTCTCGGCCGTGCCGGTGCCGGACCCGGCGGCGCGGGAGAGCCGGGACCGGATCGTGCTGGAGGGTGACGTCCCGTCGCCGGCCAACCCGCCCTCGGGGTGCCGGTTCCGGACGCGGTGCTGGCTCGCGCAGGAGAAGTGCGCGATCGAGGTGCCGCCGCTGATGGCCCGGTCGAACCTGCAGGGGTTGGCGGCGCACGACTCGGCGTGTCACTTCGCGCAGGAGCGGCAGTAACGCAAGGGGCGCGGGGAACTGCGCGAGTGCGGAAGGTGCGGACCTGTACTCTTCCGGTTTCGCGCAGTTCCCCGCGCCCCTGGTGGTGCAACCTCAGATGGTGCGTTACTTCGCGTCCCGCGGAGCGGGCACGGCCGCCTGGCCGTCCTCGGGGAAGTGGCAGGCCGTCAGGTGGCCCTCGGCGTTGCCGGAGAGCTGGACCAGCGGGGGCTCCTCCGTGGCGCACTTGTCCTGGGCCTTCCAGCAGCGGGTGCGGAAGCGGCAGCCGGACGGCGGGTTGATCGGGGACGGGACGTCGCCGATCAGGCGGATCTGCTCGCGGTGGTCGTCCGGGTCGGCCTCGGGGACGGCGGAGAGCAGGGCGTGGGTGTACGGGTGGCGCGGGGTCTCGTACAGCGACTTGCGGTCGGCGATCTCGACGATCTTGCCGAGGTACATGACCGCGACGCGCTGCGAGAAGTGCCGGACGACCGCGAGGTCGTGGGCGATGAAGAGGAAGGCGATGCCGAGGTCCTTCTGCAGCTCCTGCAGGAGGTTGACGACCTGGGCCTGGATCGAGACGTCGAGCGCGGAGACCGGCTCGTCGGCCACGATCAGCTTCGGGTTGAGCGAGAGCGCGCGGGCCACGCCGATGCGCTGGCGCTGACCGCCGGAGAACTCGTGCGGGAAGCGGTTGTAGTGCTCGGGGTTGAGACCGACGGTCTCAAGGAGCTCCTGGACGCGGCGCTGGATGCCCTGCGGCGGGTTGATGCCGTTGATCTCCATCGGCGCGCCGATGATCGAACCGACGGTCTGCCGCGGGTTGAGCGAGGAGTACGGGTCCTGGAAGATCATCTGGATCTCGGACCGGATCGGAGCGAGCTCCTTGCGGTTCGCGTGCGAGATGTCCTTGCCCTGGTACTTGATGGTGCCGGCCGTGGGCTCGTAGAGCCGGGTGACCAGGCGGCCCAGGGTCGACTTGCCGCAGCCGGACTCGCCGACCAGGCCCACCGACTCGTTGGCGGCGACCGTCAGGTCCACGCCGTCGACGGCGTGCACGGCGCCGACCTGGCGCTTGAAGAGGAAGCCGTCCATCACGGGGAAGTGCTTCTGGAGCCCGGAGAGCTCCAGCAGGGTCTCACCGGCAGGGGTCTTGGCGCCGGCCTTCTCGAGGGTCAGTTCGTTGCTCATGGTGGTTAACCGGTCCCTCTCAGCCGAGCCGCGGCTGGATCTGGTCGATGAAGATGTCCTGCTTCTGCCCGGCGGACAGGTGGCAGGCGGTCGCGTGACCGCTCTGCGGGGCGAGCGGCGGGCGCTCGGAGGTGCACTTGCCGCCGACCACCTTCTCCATGTGGTCGCAGCGCGGGTTGAACGGGCAGCCCGTCGGCAGGTTGATCAGCGACGGCGGGGTGCCGCGGACCGGGGTGAGCGGCACGTCGACCGGGCCGGAGAGGCTCGGCATCGAGGAGAGCAGGCCCCAGGTGTACGGGTGCTGCGGGGTCTTGAGCACCTCGCGGACGGTGCCGCGCTCCACGGCGCGACCCGCGTACATCACCATGACGTTCTGCGCGGTGCGGGCCACCACGCCGAGGTCGTGGGTGATCAGGATGATCGCGGTGCCCATCTCCTGCTGC from Kitasatospora sp. MMS16-BH015 encodes:
- a CDS encoding ABC transporter ATP-binding protein, which codes for MTLNGASALGAAVPEEAAFGQRIPSGEPILEVRDLVKHFPLTKGILFKKQVGAVKAVDGVSFDLVQGETLGIVGESGCGKSTLAKVLMNLEPATSGSVRYKGEEISRLSGAALKAVRRNIQMVFQDPYTSLNPRMTVGDIIGEPYEIHPEVAPKGDRRKAVQDLLDVVGLNPEYINRYPHQFSGGQRQRIGIARGLALKPEVIICDEPVSALDVSVQAQVINLLEQLQGEFNLSYMFIAHDLSIVRHISDRVGVMYLGKMVEIGTDLEIYDHATHPYTQALLSAVPVPDPAARESRDRIVLEGDVPSPANPPSGCRFRTRCWLAQEKCAIEVPPLMARSNLQGLAAHDSACHFAQERQ
- a CDS encoding ABC transporter ATP-binding protein, which translates into the protein MSNELTLEKAGAKTPAGETLLELSGLQKHFPVMDGFLFKRQVGAVHAVDGVDLTVAANESVGLVGESGCGKSTLGRLVTRLYEPTAGTIKYQGKDISHANRKELAPIRSEIQMIFQDPYSSLNPRQTVGSIIGAPMEINGINPPQGIQRRVQELLETVGLNPEHYNRFPHEFSGGQRQRIGVARALSLNPKLIVADEPVSALDVSIQAQVVNLLQELQKDLGIAFLFIAHDLAVVRHFSQRVAVMYLGKIVEIADRKSLYETPRHPYTHALLSAVPEADPDDHREQIRLIGDVPSPINPPSGCRFRTRCWKAQDKCATEEPPLVQLSGNAEGHLTACHFPEDGQAAVPAPRDAK